One genomic window of Sphingobacterium oryzagri includes the following:
- a CDS encoding bifunctional folylpolyglutamate synthase/dihydrofolate synthase gives MNTYNEVIEYLYARLPMFTRDGASAIKKDVDNVLRFCKHLDNPHKKFKSIHIAGTNGKGSSSHMLAAILTAAGYRTGLYTSPHLVDFRERIRIDGKMIEQEAVVAFVQSNKELIETIQPSFFEVTVALAFDYFAKAQVDIAIIEVGLGGRLDSTNIITPELCLITNIGMDHMNLLGNTLVEIASEKAGIIKQGVPVVISERDEQVAQVFEQKAAELVAPIRFAATELSVLSSTRVAGGLAIAVKNMADKTESRYVLELTGLYQLKNVLGVLTAVDELKNQGWRITDDHVRKGLAGVVAQTGLRGRWQTISENPLIICDTGHNEDGIREVLLNLAQRDYKQLHMVIGAMRDKDLSHMLPQLPKDACYYFGSPDMPRALPADELKLAGEAFGLHGDAFDSVIAALRAAKHQFQEGDLIFVGGSTFVVAEVLQDISNS, from the coding sequence ATGAACACATATAATGAGGTAATCGAGTATCTGTATGCTCGATTACCCATGTTTACGCGCGATGGCGCCTCTGCTATCAAGAAAGATGTCGATAATGTCCTGCGTTTCTGCAAACATCTGGATAATCCCCATAAAAAATTTAAGTCTATACATATAGCCGGCACCAACGGTAAAGGTTCGAGTTCGCATATGTTGGCAGCGATATTGACAGCAGCCGGTTACAGAACGGGACTGTATACTTCGCCCCATTTAGTCGATTTTCGTGAGCGTATTCGGATAGATGGCAAGATGATCGAGCAGGAAGCAGTTGTTGCCTTTGTGCAGTCCAACAAGGAGCTTATTGAAACAATCCAACCATCTTTCTTTGAGGTCACCGTGGCGTTGGCGTTTGATTATTTCGCTAAAGCACAGGTGGATATTGCGATCATTGAAGTAGGACTCGGCGGCCGACTGGATAGTACCAATATCATTACGCCTGAGCTTTGCCTGATTACCAATATCGGCATGGATCATATGAATTTATTGGGAAATACCTTAGTCGAAATTGCCAGCGAAAAAGCGGGGATTATTAAGCAGGGCGTGCCGGTTGTTATTTCAGAACGCGATGAGCAAGTCGCGCAGGTTTTTGAACAGAAAGCTGCCGAACTGGTTGCTCCCATACGGTTTGCCGCTACGGAGCTAAGCGTGTTGAGCAGTACGCGCGTAGCAGGCGGCTTAGCGATCGCTGTTAAAAATATGGCGGATAAAACGGAAAGCCGTTATGTACTGGAGCTTACTGGATTATATCAGCTAAAGAATGTGCTAGGCGTTTTAACTGCGGTGGATGAACTAAAGAATCAAGGTTGGCGCATTACGGATGATCATGTGCGGAAAGGATTGGCAGGCGTGGTCGCGCAAACAGGTTTGCGCGGGCGTTGGCAGACAATCTCCGAAAATCCATTGATTATTTGCGATACCGGACATAACGAAGACGGTATTCGCGAAGTACTGCTAAATTTAGCACAACGTGACTATAAGCAACTACACATGGTAATTGGTGCCATGCGAGATAAAGATTTAAGTCATATGCTACCCCAGCTACCCAAAGATGCCTGTTATTACTTCGGTAGCCCGGATATGCCGCGTGCGCTGCCAGCTGACGAACTGAAGCTGGCGGGAGAAGCATTCGGCTTACATGGTGATGCATTTGATTCGGTAATCGCTGCACTGCGAGCGGCGAAGCATCAATTTCAAGAAGGCGACCTGATTTTTGTAGGCGGCAGCACTTTTGTCGTAGCCGAAGTATTGCAAGATATTTCCAACAGTTAA
- a CDS encoding ExbD/TolR family protein has translation MNLRNRRNKPTAEVHTAALNDIMFFLMLFFLLASAVSNPQVVKLLLPKSSAGEQSVAKKTMTVSITADLSYHVDKQVVSLEQMEPLIQSQIVNGEELTIMLYADSSVPIQNVISVMDVANRNKVKLVLATEPKKD, from the coding sequence ATGAATTTAAGAAATAGAAGAAATAAGCCGACTGCTGAGGTGCATACAGCCGCGCTAAACGATATCATGTTTTTCTTGATGTTGTTTTTCCTGCTGGCTTCCGCTGTATCTAATCCACAGGTGGTGAAACTGCTGCTGCCAAAATCTAGCGCAGGTGAACAATCAGTGGCCAAGAAAACGATGACGGTATCGATCACCGCAGATCTAAGTTATCATGTAGATAAACAGGTGGTCAGTTTAGAACAAATGGAGCCGTTGATCCAGAGCCAAATTGTGAATGGCGAAGAATTAACGATTATGCTATACGCAGATAGTTCGGTGCCTATTCAAAATGTGATATCGGTGATGGATGTGGCTAATAGAAATAAAGTGAAATTGGTTTTGGCAACAGAGCCGAAGAAAGACTAA
- a CDS encoding methylated-DNA--[protein]-cysteine S-methyltransferase, producing the protein MEKQQDRVNYERIANAIDFLQKNFREQPSLAAIAAHVHVSPEHFQRIFQEWAGTSPKKFLQYTSIQHAKHLLAHQQTNLFDTSFQLGLSSTSRLHDLFVQIEGMTPAEYKQGGKQLLIKHAHYSSPFGGLLIASTGKGICHVAFDNANEDITETLFAKYPLAHFVNEPAEMHRDVLAFFHRDWSNLKAIKLHLRGTAFQLQVWEALLKIPAGQLYSYQQIANQIGNRAASRAVGTAIGSNPIAYLIPCHRVIQTSGLLGGYRWGLLRKTAIIAWESALTAKSYDETI; encoded by the coding sequence ATGGAAAAGCAACAGGACAGAGTAAACTACGAACGTATAGCCAACGCTATTGATTTTCTGCAGAAAAATTTCCGTGAACAGCCTTCGCTGGCTGCCATTGCCGCGCATGTACATGTTAGTCCGGAACATTTTCAACGTATCTTTCAGGAATGGGCGGGAACCAGCCCCAAAAAATTTTTGCAGTATACAAGTATTCAGCATGCCAAACACCTGCTTGCTCATCAACAAACGAATTTGTTTGACACGTCCTTTCAACTCGGCCTATCGAGCACAAGCCGTTTGCATGATCTGTTTGTTCAGATTGAAGGCATGACACCTGCGGAATATAAACAAGGAGGAAAACAGTTGCTGATCAAACATGCGCACTACAGCTCCCCTTTTGGTGGCTTACTGATCGCATCAACAGGCAAAGGCATCTGCCATGTGGCTTTTGACAATGCTAACGAGGATATCACCGAAACCCTGTTTGCTAAATATCCATTGGCGCATTTCGTGAATGAACCCGCGGAAATGCACCGCGATGTGCTTGCCTTTTTCCATCGCGACTGGTCAAATTTAAAAGCAATAAAATTACATCTCCGGGGCACCGCATTTCAGTTACAGGTTTGGGAAGCGCTGTTAAAAATTCCGGCAGGCCAACTGTACAGCTATCAGCAAATAGCTAACCAGATAGGCAATCGTGCGGCGTCACGTGCGGTGGGGACTGCCATTGGCAGCAATCCTATTGCTTACCTTATTCCTTGCCACCGCGTTATCCAAACTTCTGGTTTACTTGGCGGCTATCGCTGGGGACTCTTGCGAAAAACAGCGATTATCGCCTGGGAAAGTGCACTAACAGCAAAAAGCTACGATGAAACTATTTGA
- a CDS encoding MotA/TolQ/ExbB proton channel family protein, which yields MSLMQENLTVDSVNSVQQQAVALATTDENLNLIQLLMKGGWIMIPIIFLLFLALVIFFERYITIRKASRADSGLMSQIKSNVMSGRLDAAIAVCRSSNSALARMLQKGLARVGRPIKDIEGAIENAGKLEVSKLEKNINILGIVAGIAPMLGFVGTIFGVIQIFRDVEVAGGIDIGSVSGGLYVKMIASASGLTVGILAYIGYHVLNMMVERLILRMETDSVEFIDLLDEPGV from the coding sequence ATGTCATTAATGCAAGAGAATTTAACAGTGGATTCTGTGAACTCGGTTCAACAGCAAGCAGTAGCGTTGGCAACAACGGATGAAAATTTAAACCTTATCCAGTTGTTGATGAAGGGAGGTTGGATCATGATTCCAATTATTTTCCTTTTATTTTTAGCCCTGGTCATCTTTTTCGAACGGTATATAACGATCCGAAAAGCTTCTAGAGCAGATTCGGGATTGATGTCGCAGATTAAGAGCAATGTGATGTCTGGCCGATTGGATGCTGCAATTGCAGTATGCCGTTCCAGCAATTCCGCTTTGGCGAGAATGCTGCAGAAGGGTTTAGCACGCGTTGGCCGCCCGATCAAGGATATTGAGGGGGCGATCGAAAATGCAGGCAAATTGGAAGTGTCTAAATTGGAAAAGAATATCAATATTTTAGGAATCGTGGCTGGTATTGCGCCGATGTTGGGTTTCGTAGGTACGATCTTTGGGGTTATCCAGATCTTTCGTGATGTGGAAGTGGCGGGCGGTATCGATATCGGATCGGTATCGGGCGGTCTATACGTTAAAATGATTGCATCGGCTAGTGGGCTTACCGTGGGTATTTTGGCCTACATCGGTTATCACGTACTGAACATGATGGTGGAGCGTTTGATATTACGTATGGAGACGGATTCTGTTGAATTTATCGACCTGCTTGACGAGCCTGGTGTTTAA
- a CDS encoding alpha-ketoglutarate-dependent dioxygenase AlkB family protein, whose amino-acid sequence MKLFEEPVDPSINHLPYDGEVNYYGPIFPTAAANTYLTKLLSELDWQADEAIIFGKHIQTKRKVVWYGDLPFEYTYSGILKRAQTWPNTLLAIKAQVEARCHESFNSCLCNLYHDGSEGMAWHSDGEKDLKKHGAIASVTFGAERKFGFKHKINKNSIYLQLEHGSLLVMKGQTQDHWLHRLPPTTKVSQPRINLTFRSIEQR is encoded by the coding sequence ATGAAACTATTTGAAGAACCGGTTGATCCGTCAATAAATCACCTGCCCTACGATGGTGAGGTTAATTACTATGGGCCTATCTTTCCGACAGCAGCTGCCAATACGTACTTGACCAAACTATTAAGCGAACTCGACTGGCAGGCCGATGAAGCGATAATTTTTGGCAAACATATCCAGACGAAACGGAAAGTGGTTTGGTATGGCGACTTGCCTTTTGAATATACCTATTCTGGCATATTAAAGCGGGCACAGACCTGGCCGAACACCTTATTGGCGATTAAAGCACAGGTGGAAGCGCGGTGCCACGAATCGTTTAACTCCTGCCTATGCAATCTCTATCACGATGGCTCAGAAGGAATGGCTTGGCACAGCGATGGCGAAAAAGATTTAAAGAAACATGGTGCCATTGCCTCGGTAACGTTTGGTGCGGAGCGAAAATTTGGCTTTAAACATAAAATCAACAAAAATAGCATTTACCTCCAGCTGGAACATGGCAGTTTATTGGTGATGAAAGGGCAAACACAAGATCACTGGCTACACCGGCTTCCGCCAACAACGAAAGTATCGCAGCCTCGGATCAACCTGACTTTCCGCAGCATCGAACAACGTTGA
- a CDS encoding AI-2E family transporter, whose amino-acid sequence MKYKQINNNSINQIMLIIIIILISILVFKNLLYYLPGFLGAITLYILFRKSYFRLTDIHRWGKSWTSALFILLSTVFIILPIWALVDYLVPQINHFLQNQQQIIEKFNTLKVYMHDKPFLKDIDMSDTALLNTLQKLTRYVPNILNSVAEVAVNIIVTFFVLYFMQVNAHTLETTLYRAIPFSRQSKRQIWTEVELMVRSNAIGIPILGFCQGVVAMIGYWIFGVDNFVLLGLLTGISSIVPLLGTMTIYIPICAITLAAGDTANAIGMFIYCFILVGGIDNVLRFTILKKIGDVPPMITVFGVLLGLNLFGMLGLIFGPLILSSIGVLMKVYSQEYGKGIIRDSLPQPADDQTKRSD is encoded by the coding sequence ATGAAGTATAAACAGATCAATAACAACTCGATTAATCAAATCATGTTGATTATCATCATTATCTTAATCAGCATATTGGTGTTTAAAAACCTCTTGTATTATCTTCCCGGCTTTCTTGGTGCGATCACCTTATATATCCTCTTCCGCAAATCGTATTTCCGACTCACCGATATCCATCGTTGGGGTAAATCATGGACCAGCGCACTATTTATCTTGCTGTCTACGGTATTTATCATATTGCCGATCTGGGCATTGGTTGACTACCTCGTGCCGCAGATCAACCATTTTTTACAGAACCAGCAACAGATTATCGAAAAATTTAACACGCTGAAGGTCTACATGCACGATAAACCGTTTTTAAAGGATATTGACATGTCGGATACAGCCTTGTTAAATACTTTGCAAAAACTAACACGCTATGTGCCTAACATCTTAAATTCAGTAGCCGAGGTAGCTGTTAATATTATCGTTACCTTTTTTGTACTGTATTTTATGCAGGTGAATGCGCATACACTGGAGACAACGCTTTACCGGGCTATACCATTTAGCCGACAGAGTAAGCGACAAATTTGGACCGAGGTAGAGCTTATGGTGCGCTCCAATGCTATTGGTATACCAATCTTAGGTTTTTGCCAAGGTGTGGTGGCCATGATTGGTTATTGGATATTCGGTGTGGATAATTTTGTGCTGCTGGGTTTGCTCACCGGAATTTCTTCCATTGTACCGCTGCTGGGAACAATGACGATCTACATTCCCATCTGCGCAATTACCCTCGCGGCCGGTGATACCGCCAACGCTATCGGCATGTTTATCTACTGTTTTATTTTGGTAGGTGGCATCGACAATGTCTTGCGCTTTACTATACTCAAAAAGATCGGTGATGTTCCGCCCATGATCACCGTTTTCGGTGTGCTGCTGGGGTTAAATCTGTTTGGCATGCTTGGGCTGATTTTCGGTCCGCTAATTTTGTCATCTATTGGCGTGTTGATGAAGGTTTATAGTCAAGAATATGGCAAAGGCATAATTCGCGACAGCCTACCGCAACCAGCCGATGACCAAACGAAGCGATCGGATTAA
- a CDS encoding SDR family NAD(P)-dependent oxidoreductase — protein MKQLENKVAIVTGGVSGIGKAIVERFVKAGAKVVVSDLNEKLGYELVNDDTNGNIVFIKADASSAEDNKKIVDVAIENFGALHIAVNNAGIGGPAAVVGEYPIESWQQVININLNGVFYGMHYQLPEIEKVGGSIINMASILGSVGFAQSSAYVAAKHGVVGLTKSAAWEYGTRGVRINAVGPGFIATPLIEDHMDQETQKHLASQHAMQRLGKPEEVAELALWLASDKSSFVTGSYYPVDGGYLAK, from the coding sequence ATGAAACAGTTAGAAAATAAAGTAGCCATTGTAACCGGTGGTGTATCGGGCATCGGAAAAGCAATTGTGGAGCGCTTTGTCAAAGCGGGAGCAAAGGTTGTGGTTTCCGATCTAAATGAAAAACTAGGCTATGAGCTGGTTAATGATGATACTAATGGTAATATCGTGTTTATCAAAGCGGACGCCTCTTCTGCGGAGGATAACAAAAAAATTGTCGATGTTGCCATTGAAAATTTTGGGGCTTTACATATTGCCGTAAACAATGCGGGTATTGGCGGCCCTGCAGCAGTAGTTGGCGAATACCCCATAGAATCTTGGCAACAAGTCATCAATATCAATCTAAACGGTGTTTTTTACGGTATGCATTATCAACTCCCGGAGATTGAAAAAGTAGGTGGCTCTATCATCAACATGGCGTCGATCTTAGGTAGTGTAGGCTTTGCACAATCTTCTGCGTATGTAGCTGCGAAACATGGCGTAGTCGGACTAACCAAATCTGCCGCCTGGGAATATGGTACGCGCGGTGTGCGTATCAATGCCGTTGGTCCGGGCTTTATTGCAACACCGCTTATCGAAGATCATATGGATCAAGAAACCCAAAAACATCTGGCCTCTCAACACGCCATGCAGCGCTTAGGTAAACCAGAAGAAGTTGCCGAATTAGCCTTGTGGTTAGCTTCCGACAAGTCTAGCTTCGTTACCGGCAGTTACTATCCGGTCGATGGCGGTTATCTAGCTAAATAA
- a CDS encoding M60 family metallopeptidase — MKKPNAYLFVVAFLAMVSVSCERNLLSQTAVEQTDSLSIAFDTIQTFQEKPSGHREARRLGQSNPASDFTTTGLFLPANTDLTVYVEQLEPGSGIPTLLIGSYSRYEARWDPRAVSLTTGLQTITGDALGGLLFIRYNANDNSAVSGRIRIEFRQGHKPVPHYVLGKTSNAQWQTMLDNWTAAPDVLLENATNIIVSSRAKALAYRSEDQQQLLQLLEQVSEAEYAISGIDNSSAQHARNTHKIIMTETDMDNTYMAATWYRTWYHTDVMHTILTVNGIRNDGWGPWHELGHMHQQGAWTWEGLGEVTVNIYSLAAERKMGSPTSRLTRDGAWNAAMEYLAIPYADKSFNAASTDVFVRLAMFQQLWLGFGDSFYQRLHKETREEQVSFSTTEQKMRYFMLKACTISGKNLTEFFRKWGLKVNESVYLEIAALGLPAPSEDLTTKTDDPDWENKWLVVGYSSQETSGENGRASNLVDGNAATYWHSRWSTNPGTFPHFVTIDMKQSKLINGFALTQRNGSRKVKNLEIQVSNDNVNWSSVGDYTLTEGTTAQQLTLGSAVTARYFKLIFKTGFDGTSFAAMAEVSTF; from the coding sequence ATGAAAAAACCAAACGCATACCTCTTTGTCGTGGCCTTTTTAGCGATGGTGTCGGTTTCTTGTGAACGCAACCTGCTTAGCCAAACCGCCGTCGAGCAAACCGATAGCTTATCAATCGCATTTGATACGATCCAGACCTTTCAGGAGAAGCCATCCGGACATCGGGAAGCACGTCGACTCGGACAGTCCAATCCTGCATCAGACTTTACTACCACGGGATTATTTTTACCTGCAAATACAGACCTTACGGTGTATGTGGAGCAACTGGAACCGGGCAGTGGCATTCCAACACTGCTTATCGGTTCTTACTCGCGCTACGAGGCACGCTGGGATCCTCGAGCTGTCAGCCTGACGACAGGACTACAGACCATCACAGGCGATGCGCTTGGCGGCTTGTTGTTCATTCGTTACAATGCTAACGACAATAGCGCCGTATCTGGTCGTATTCGTATAGAATTCCGCCAGGGACATAAGCCCGTTCCGCACTATGTGCTTGGAAAAACCAGTAATGCTCAATGGCAAACGATGTTGGATAACTGGACAGCGGCGCCCGACGTATTGCTGGAAAATGCGACGAATATTATTGTATCCTCGCGCGCCAAGGCTTTAGCTTACCGCTCGGAAGATCAGCAACAACTGCTACAGTTGCTCGAGCAAGTGTCAGAAGCCGAATATGCGATTAGCGGAATTGATAATTCTTCGGCACAGCATGCGCGAAACACGCATAAGATTATTATGACCGAAACCGATATGGATAACACGTATATGGCTGCTACCTGGTATCGCACCTGGTACCACACAGATGTTATGCATACCATATTGACCGTGAATGGTATTCGTAATGATGGCTGGGGACCTTGGCACGAGTTGGGACATATGCATCAGCAGGGTGCATGGACCTGGGAAGGTTTAGGTGAAGTAACCGTCAACATTTACTCGCTGGCGGCAGAACGTAAAATGGGAAGCCCGACATCAAGACTTACGCGAGATGGTGCTTGGAATGCGGCGATGGAATACTTGGCTATACCGTACGCGGATAAAAGCTTTAACGCAGCGTCGACAGATGTTTTTGTACGCCTGGCGATGTTCCAGCAATTATGGCTGGGCTTTGGTGATAGCTTCTACCAGCGTCTGCATAAGGAAACGCGCGAAGAGCAAGTATCCTTTTCGACTACTGAGCAAAAAATGCGCTATTTCATGTTAAAAGCCTGTACCATATCGGGCAAAAACCTGACGGAATTTTTTCGAAAATGGGGACTAAAGGTCAATGAGTCGGTGTATCTCGAAATCGCTGCGCTGGGGCTTCCCGCACCTTCGGAAGATCTCACGACCAAAACCGATGATCCGGATTGGGAGAACAAATGGCTTGTTGTGGGGTATAGCTCGCAGGAAACTTCTGGTGAGAATGGGCGTGCTTCGAACCTCGTGGATGGCAATGCGGCGACATACTGGCACTCACGCTGGTCGACAAATCCTGGTACATTTCCTCATTTCGTCACCATCGACATGAAGCAGAGCAAGTTGATAAATGGCTTTGCACTAACACAGCGCAATGGATCACGCAAAGTAAAGAATCTGGAAATACAGGTCAGCAATGACAATGTTAATTGGTCTAGCGTTGGCGATTATACGCTGACCGAGGGCACAACAGCGCAACAGTTGACATTGGGTTCAGCGGTAACGGCGCGTTACTTCAAGTTGATTTTCAAAACGGGTTTTGATGGTACTTCCTTTGCAGCTATGGCTGAGGTGAGCACTTTTTAA
- a CDS encoding energy transducer TonB, giving the protein MYYQSREENNLPKALGLSTAVMGILVLIGFFVVFGGDIPRYGMGGIVVNYGTSEEGMGDDYMSVDEPSMDENANNVKPDKIDPTTTPVPTPSQQVADKVVATQDVEDAPAVPKNEKPVKANADVATVEKKNATPAVNPNALYKGKKNNALGTGDGTGTTAGNQGSNLGDPLASNYGEGGSGDGNMMLTIANRRFEVPPRIQDDGQQAGKVAVQFTVNKNGVVTNARAGVKGTTISNRSLLEKCERAVMGSRLNQLPNAPDAQTGVIVFNFKLR; this is encoded by the coding sequence ATGTATTACCAATCGCGAGAGGAAAACAATCTACCCAAGGCGCTGGGCTTATCGACAGCGGTGATGGGGATATTGGTGTTGATCGGTTTTTTTGTGGTTTTCGGAGGCGATATTCCGCGTTATGGAATGGGGGGCATCGTGGTAAACTACGGAACGTCCGAAGAGGGAATGGGCGATGATTATATGAGTGTTGACGAGCCTTCTATGGACGAAAACGCCAATAATGTAAAGCCTGATAAGATTGATCCGACCACAACGCCGGTACCGACTCCATCTCAGCAGGTGGCCGACAAAGTGGTGGCTACGCAAGATGTGGAAGACGCGCCGGCCGTGCCAAAAAATGAAAAGCCTGTAAAAGCAAATGCAGATGTTGCTACTGTGGAAAAGAAAAATGCAACACCTGCTGTCAATCCAAATGCGTTATACAAAGGCAAGAAAAATAATGCGTTGGGAACAGGTGATGGTACAGGAACAACAGCCGGAAATCAAGGTAGCAATTTGGGCGATCCGTTAGCAAGCAATTATGGCGAGGGTGGATCGGGTGATGGCAATATGATGTTGACCATTGCAAACCGTCGTTTCGAAGTGCCGCCGCGCATTCAAGATGACGGACAACAAGCGGGGAAGGTTGCGGTGCAATTTACCGTCAATAAAAATGGTGTAGTGACCAATGCGCGAGCGGGTGTTAAAGGAACAACCATTTCCAACCGCAGTCTATTAGAGAAATGTGAGCGAGCTGTTATGGGCTCACGCTTAAATCAATTGCCCAATGCGCCGGATGCGCAAACCGGTGTTATCGTTTTTAATTTCAAGCTACGATAA
- a CDS encoding TonB-dependent receptor translates to MMKLHKTVFKNYAIVAFLLGLGVEGYAQTDPQKPVTIDSFDVVRDYKPILADAVKIRRSPDMTNKRSYMPKLTYGNIADKKLDINTGLKELDVQETPFSQAQDQRSNYVKFGLGNFNTILGEGYFSYDEYEDLRVGGFVKHLSQKGSIEGQQFSRQEVGIFGRRILPMFTVDGTLGYNRYGTNFYGIPLANDRVTSLNPTPEGQTFNDIYFTGELTSNYDPNNEDAFSYSGKVDAYSFSDRFDAKETSFAISAFFNKRVRAFNIGANLSVDVNNVDGTPNSGVAGRTNNSLAILNPYIRFKGDNYAITLGANFVPEFGDSTSFNIFPSAEIDFALAPEYLHIFGGVNGGVKKTSYRDLARQNPFLGPELGIQNMVERLNFYGGIKGNAGATFGYKVKAIYRQLEGLPLFVNNRETPFQFDVVYDGNGDESVKHVGLEGELNIRLSSLVNLGGRLNIDQYTAAQQDEVWHTPKLRLAANARFNISEKLYIDAEALFHGVSYSRAYDYDPNTGAVITSVPYARREVPSFFDLSAGAEYKATKQLGLFVKANNIFNTEYQTYLYYPKLGFNILGGLNFSF, encoded by the coding sequence ATGATGAAATTGCATAAAACAGTATTTAAGAATTACGCGATTGTTGCGTTTTTGCTTGGTTTAGGGGTTGAGGGATATGCACAAACGGATCCTCAAAAGCCGGTAACTATCGATTCTTTTGATGTCGTTCGTGACTACAAGCCTATTCTTGCCGATGCGGTGAAAATTCGTCGCAGTCCGGATATGACTAATAAGCGTAGTTATATGCCGAAACTTACGTATGGGAATATTGCCGACAAAAAATTGGATATCAACACCGGTTTAAAGGAGCTGGATGTTCAGGAAACACCTTTTTCGCAGGCACAAGACCAACGTAGCAACTACGTGAAGTTTGGTTTAGGTAACTTTAATACCATTTTGGGTGAGGGTTATTTCTCGTACGATGAGTATGAAGACTTGCGTGTGGGTGGATTTGTGAAGCACCTTAGCCAAAAAGGTAGTATAGAAGGGCAACAGTTTTCCCGTCAGGAAGTCGGCATATTTGGTCGGCGTATATTACCGATGTTTACGGTAGATGGTACATTGGGTTATAACCGTTACGGAACTAACTTTTATGGTATTCCGTTGGCCAATGACCGCGTAACATCGCTAAACCCGACGCCCGAGGGGCAAACATTTAATGATATCTATTTTACAGGCGAGTTAACGAGCAACTATGATCCGAACAATGAAGATGCGTTTAGCTATTCGGGTAAAGTAGATGCATATTCTTTTAGCGACAGATTTGACGCAAAAGAAACGTCTTTTGCGATATCCGCGTTTTTCAACAAGCGCGTGCGTGCATTTAATATCGGTGCGAACCTTAGTGTAGATGTCAATAACGTTGATGGCACGCCTAACAGTGGTGTGGCAGGCCGTACAAACAACTCCTTGGCGATCTTAAATCCGTACATCCGCTTTAAGGGCGATAATTACGCGATTACGTTGGGCGCTAATTTTGTTCCTGAATTTGGCGATAGCACCAGCTTTAATATTTTTCCTTCCGCAGAAATCGACTTTGCGTTAGCACCAGAATACTTGCACATTTTTGGTGGTGTGAATGGTGGAGTGAAGAAGACTTCATATCGCGACCTGGCTCGGCAGAATCCGTTTTTAGGACCAGAGCTTGGCATCCAGAATATGGTTGAGCGCTTAAACTTTTACGGTGGTATTAAAGGAAATGCAGGCGCAACTTTTGGCTACAAGGTCAAAGCGATATATCGTCAGTTAGAAGGTCTTCCGTTGTTTGTGAACAATAGAGAGACGCCATTCCAATTTGATGTGGTGTATGATGGTAACGGCGATGAATCGGTAAAGCATGTTGGTTTGGAAGGGGAGTTGAATATCCGTTTATCTTCGTTGGTCAATCTAGGTGGGCGTCTAAATATCGATCAGTATACGGCGGCACAACAAGATGAAGTGTGGCACACACCTAAGCTCCGCTTAGCGGCCAATGCGCGATTCAATATTTCTGAAAAGCTTTATATCGATGCGGAAGCTTTGTTTCATGGCGTTTCATATTCCAGAGCGTATGATTACGATCCAAATACCGGCGCTGTTATTACCTCCGTACCTTATGCGAGAAGAGAAGTACCTTCATTCTTTGATTTAAGTGCCGGGGCGGAATACAAAGCGACTAAGCAACTGGGATTATTTGTCAAAGCGAATAACATTTTTAATACAGAGTACCAAACATACTTGTATTATCCGAAATTAGGTTTTAATATCCTGGGCGGTTTAAATTTTTCATTTTAA